The Xanthomonas fragariae genome has a segment encoding these proteins:
- a CDS encoding peptidylprolyl isomerase, which produces MTKPFSVLLASLLVITSTVSPLASAQQSQPLDRIVAIVDEDVVLQSELDRAVRNVKSQYAGRENQLPPDDVLRRQVLERVVLVKLQVGRADGSGIRVSDEELNRAIASIAQQNGTTVDGLRQKLTADGMGYGDFRASVRDEIIVQRLRQSFAQSRISVSEGEVDTALAQQANTGSQYHLAHILVGLPEGATAEQIATGQKKVDGVKALIDKGELDFSAAAVRYSDSPNALEGGDLGWRSLDEIPNAFAQLIRDMHPGQVAGPLRGPSGFQLLKLVEMRDANAGGEKKVVTEYNARHILVRVGDNQTEAQAKAKIDTLRARIAGGSDFQATAKESSEDTNTRSQGGDLGWFPADAFGPDFGKQVQGLADGAVSEPFRTQAGWHIVQRVGSRQTDVSAENQRAQIRETIGRRKLEEEYNRYLQELRGEAYVSYRTGDRADDTAAPAKSAQPATPAAPIPPPAKPTP; this is translated from the coding sequence ATGACCAAGCCTTTTTCTGTTCTTCTCGCCTCGTTGCTGGTCATCACCAGCACGGTTTCGCCGTTGGCCTCGGCACAGCAATCCCAGCCTCTGGATCGCATCGTCGCAATTGTCGACGAAGACGTGGTGCTGCAGAGCGAGCTTGATCGCGCCGTGCGCAACGTCAAGTCGCAGTACGCCGGTCGCGAAAACCAACTGCCGCCGGACGATGTCCTGCGGCGGCAGGTGCTCGAGCGTGTGGTGCTGGTCAAGCTGCAGGTCGGCCGCGCCGATGGCAGCGGTATCCGCGTCAGCGACGAGGAACTCAACCGCGCCATCGCCAGCATCGCCCAGCAGAACGGCACTACTGTAGATGGCCTGCGCCAGAAGCTGACGGCCGACGGCATGGGTTACGGCGATTTCCGTGCATCGGTGCGCGATGAAATCATCGTGCAGCGTCTGCGCCAGAGCTTTGCGCAAAGCCGCATCAGCGTTAGCGAAGGCGAAGTGGATACCGCGCTAGCCCAGCAGGCCAACACCGGTAGTCAATATCACCTCGCGCACATTCTGGTCGGTTTGCCGGAAGGCGCCACTGCCGAACAGATCGCCACTGGTCAGAAGAAGGTCGATGGCGTCAAAGCCTTGATCGACAAGGGCGAGCTGGACTTCTCCGCGGCCGCAGTGCGTTATTCGGATAGCCCCAATGCATTGGAGGGCGGCGATCTGGGCTGGCGCAGTCTGGACGAAATTCCAAACGCATTCGCCCAGCTGATTCGTGACATGCATCCGGGCCAGGTTGCCGGACCGCTGCGTGGTCCGAGCGGTTTCCAGCTGCTCAAGCTGGTGGAAATGCGTGACGCCAATGCTGGCGGCGAGAAGAAGGTCGTCACCGAGTACAACGCACGCCACATCCTGGTGCGTGTAGGCGACAACCAGACCGAAGCGCAGGCCAAGGCCAAGATTGACACGCTGCGTGCACGCATCGCCGGCGGCTCCGACTTCCAGGCAACAGCCAAGGAGTCCTCCGAGGACACCAACACCCGCAGTCAGGGTGGCGATCTGGGCTGGTTCCCGGCCGACGCATTTGGCCCGGACTTCGGCAAACAAGTCCAAGGGCTGGCCGATGGCGCAGTGTCCGAGCCGTTCCGTACCCAGGCAGGCTGGCACATCGTGCAGCGTGTCGGCAGCCGCCAGACCGACGTCAGTGCAGAAAATCAGCGTGCGCAGATCCGTGAAACGATCGGTCGTCGCAAGCTGGAAGAAGAATACAACCGCTACCTGCAGGAACTGCGTGGGGAAGCATATGTGAGCTACCGCACCGGCGACCGCGCCGATGACACTGCCGCACCGGCCAAGTCGGCGCAACCTGCTACGCCTGCGGCACCGATTCCGCCGCCTGCAAAGCCGACACCCTGA
- a CDS encoding histone deacetylase family protein — MLVFTHSACLGHNAGPEHPESPARLEAVVQALRDAFPDLDWREAPLAKLGDLCRVHEREQVDAVLETVLEGHHRLDVDTVMSPGSRAAALRAAGAGIAAVDAVMQDLSRTAFCAVRPPGHHATAQVSMGFCLFNNIAVAAAHARDRHVLERITIVDFDVHHGNGTQAIFERDPTVQYLSTHQSGLYPHSGSVHERGIGNIHNLLLPPGCDGLRFRNVWEDQMLPLIDAFRPQLILISAGFDAHLRDPLADLMLDDVDFAWLTSALRALADRHARGRVVSMLEGGYDLQALRESSVAHVAALR, encoded by the coding sequence ATGTTGGTTTTTACCCATTCCGCCTGCCTTGGCCACAACGCCGGTCCTGAGCATCCCGAGAGCCCCGCCCGCCTGGAAGCGGTGGTCCAAGCCCTACGCGACGCATTCCCGGACCTGGACTGGCGCGAAGCGCCGCTGGCCAAGCTCGGCGACCTGTGCCGGGTGCACGAGCGGGAACAGGTGGATGCGGTGCTGGAAACCGTTTTGGAAGGCCATCACCGGCTAGACGTGGACACCGTGATGTCGCCCGGCTCGCGCGCGGCAGCATTGCGCGCCGCTGGTGCCGGCATCGCGGCGGTGGACGCAGTGATGCAGGACCTCAGCCGCACGGCCTTTTGCGCTGTCCGCCCGCCCGGCCACCACGCCACCGCGCAGGTGTCGATGGGCTTTTGCCTGTTCAACAACATCGCCGTGGCCGCCGCCCACGCGCGCGACCGGCACGTGCTGGAGCGGATCACCATCGTGGATTTCGACGTGCACCACGGCAACGGCACCCAGGCCATCTTCGAGCGCGACCCAACCGTGCAGTACCTGAGTACCCACCAGTCCGGGCTCTATCCGCACTCGGGCAGCGTCCACGAACGCGGCATCGGCAACATCCACAACCTGCTGCTGCCACCGGGCTGCGACGGGCTGCGCTTCCGCAATGTGTGGGAAGACCAGATGCTGCCGCTGATCGATGCCTTCCGCCCACAACTGATCCTGATATCCGCCGGCTTCGATGCGCATTTGCGCGATCCGCTGGCCGATCTGATGCTCGATGACGTCGATTTCGCCTGGCTGACCAGCGCCCTACGCGCCCTGGCAGATCGGCATGCGCGTGGCCGCGTGGTGTCCATGCTGGAAGGCGGCTACGACCTGCAGGCGTTGCGCGAAAGCAGTGTGGCGCACGTGGCTGCACTGCGTTGA
- a CDS encoding cob(I)yrinic acid a,c-diamide adenosyltransferase, translating into MGNRLSRIYTRTGDDGSTGLGDGSRTGKDAQRVNAYGTVDEANSAIGVLLAAPGVPESIAELLTTVQHQLFDLGGELCIPGHAAIDAADIDALERQLDRFNDTLPPLKEFILPAGGEAAARCHLARTIVRRAERETVALSRQEAVRSEAIGYLNRLSDLLFVLARVLARVDGRQEVLWRHDRRRG; encoded by the coding sequence ATGGGCAATCGGCTCTCACGCATCTATACGCGCACCGGCGACGACGGCAGCACCGGTCTAGGGGACGGCAGCCGCACCGGCAAGGATGCACAGCGCGTCAATGCCTACGGCACCGTAGACGAAGCCAATTCGGCCATTGGCGTGCTGCTGGCCGCGCCCGGTGTGCCGGAGTCGATCGCCGAACTGCTGACCACCGTACAACACCAGTTGTTCGATCTGGGCGGCGAGCTATGCATCCCCGGCCATGCGGCCATAGACGCCGCAGACATCGACGCGCTGGAGCGCCAGTTGGATCGCTTCAACGACACGCTGCCGCCATTGAAGGAGTTCATTCTCCCTGCCGGTGGCGAAGCCGCCGCACGCTGCCATCTGGCCCGCACCATCGTGCGCCGGGCCGAGCGCGAGACCGTTGCGTTGTCGCGCCAGGAAGCGGTTCGCAGCGAGGCGATCGGTTACCTGAATCGGCTGTCCGACCTGCTATTCGTGCTGGCACGCGTACTGGCGCGCGTCGATGGCCGGCAGGAAGTGCTGTGGCGGCACGACCGCCGCCGCGGTTGA
- the lptD gene encoding LPS-assembly protein LptD, translated as MLRALRLFPLSLSIAICLPAMAADKPLNWGLCPAVDPLPGFDGAPAADAKAAEMRQQLPTDIEGDQLSGTNTTPQYQGNVALKRGDQFLGADNLRMDTETGNYIAEGNVRYQDTSFRMVADRAEGNQDTDAHKVTNIRYQLVDRRGNGAAESVDLQGQVGQMHRSTYTTCDPAQPIWRVRAPEIDVDNEEGFGTARNAVLQIGKVPVLYFPWFKFPIDDRRQTGLLFPQFGLSGRNGFDYLQPIYLNLAPNYDATLLPRYMSKRGFMFGTEFRYLYEGGRGEITANYLPNDKLRDKDRGSVFYSGYHNLNDHWQARSSISWVSDTRYVEDFTSRLNGMGSASSLQSTVGIYGTGETWTAGLMADRWQLTDYTLDEQALPYNRQPRAYFTWEKPLGIFEAGVYAEAVRFTHDDSYFVQPPRGGNANQDDRDDYVRTNTRNKEYGSGARLDIKPYISMPLSGAAWFLTPTLAWRYTAYQLDSTLANTAPLTGDRSPSRSLPIASLDAGLYFDRETSVFGTNYLNTLEPRMYYLYVPYRDQDDLPVFDTRPFTFSYGQLFRDTRYTGADRQNDANQLTLAVTSRWLRQDDGREKLSLSAGQILYFNDSLVTINNSTNSAAGSEQPIEQGKSAWVADANYMINDRWSMGATYQWNPNSRKEDLASLRTRYLLNNDGIINLAYRYRRNLINGSDQLKQTDFSFLYPINPTWSAVGRYYYSLLDRKPLEIIGGVQWDSCCLAVRALVRRFVRNRDGEMDNSIQFEFVLKGLSSFGQNTDRTLRRAILGYYRDDLYLVPPSTTTTNPDDYDPNLIP; from the coding sequence GTGCTCCGAGCTCTCCGCCTGTTTCCCCTGTCTTTGAGCATTGCCATCTGCCTCCCGGCCATGGCTGCCGACAAGCCGTTGAACTGGGGATTGTGCCCGGCCGTGGACCCGCTGCCCGGTTTCGACGGCGCCCCCGCCGCCGACGCCAAGGCTGCCGAGATGCGCCAGCAGTTGCCGACCGACATCGAAGGCGACCAGTTGTCCGGCACCAACACCACCCCGCAATACCAGGGCAACGTGGCGCTCAAACGTGGCGACCAGTTCCTGGGCGCGGACAACCTGCGCATGGACACCGAAACCGGAAACTACATCGCCGAAGGCAATGTCCGCTACCAGGACACCTCCTTCCGCATGGTCGCCGACCGTGCCGAGGGCAATCAGGACACCGATGCCCACAAGGTCACCAACATCCGTTACCAGTTGGTGGATCGACGCGGCAATGGCGCAGCCGAATCGGTGGACCTGCAGGGCCAGGTTGGGCAGATGCATCGCTCGACCTACACCACCTGCGATCCCGCGCAACCGATCTGGCGCGTGCGCGCACCGGAGATCGACGTCGACAACGAAGAAGGCTTCGGCACCGCACGCAACGCGGTGCTGCAGATCGGCAAGGTGCCGGTGCTGTATTTCCCCTGGTTCAAGTTCCCGATCGACGATCGTCGCCAGACCGGTTTGCTGTTTCCGCAGTTCGGCCTGTCCGGTCGTAACGGCTTCGATTATCTGCAACCGATCTACCTGAACTTGGCGCCGAACTACGACGCCACCTTGTTGCCGCGCTACATGAGCAAGCGCGGTTTTATGTTCGGCACTGAGTTCCGTTATCTGTACGAGGGCGGTCGCGGCGAAATCACCGCTAACTACCTGCCCAACGACAAGCTGCGCGACAAGGACCGCGGCAGCGTCTTCTACAGCGGCTATCACAACCTCAACGACCACTGGCAGGCGCGTAGCAGCATCTCCTGGGTCAGCGATACGCGCTACGTAGAAGATTTCACCAGCCGCCTGAACGGCATGGGCTCGGCCTCCAGCCTGCAGAGCACCGTGGGCATCTACGGCACCGGCGAGACTTGGACCGCAGGCCTGATGGCCGACCGCTGGCAGCTCACCGATTACACCCTGGATGAGCAGGCGCTGCCCTACAACCGTCAGCCGCGCGCGTATTTCACCTGGGAAAAGCCGTTGGGCATTTTCGAGGCGGGCGTGTACGCCGAAGCGGTGCGGTTTACGCATGACGACTCCTACTTCGTCCAGCCCCCAAGGGGCGGAAATGCTAACCAGGACGACAGAGACGATTACGTCCGCACCAACACTCGCAACAAGGAATACGGTAGTGGCGCGCGCCTTGACATCAAACCGTATATCTCGATGCCATTGTCGGGCGCGGCCTGGTTTCTGACGCCCACCTTGGCATGGCGCTATACCGCATACCAACTGGATTCGACCCTGGCCAATACCGCGCCGCTGACCGGCGATCGTTCGCCCTCGCGCAGCTTGCCGATCGCCTCGCTGGATGCCGGCCTGTATTTCGACCGCGAGACCTCGGTATTTGGCACCAACTATCTCAATACGTTGGAGCCGCGCATGTACTACCTGTACGTGCCGTACCGCGACCAGGACGACCTGCCGGTGTTCGACACCCGCCCGTTCACTTTCAGCTATGGGCAGCTGTTCCGCGACACGCGCTATACCGGTGCCGACCGTCAGAACGATGCCAACCAGCTGACTCTGGCGGTGACCTCGCGCTGGCTGCGCCAGGACGATGGCCGCGAAAAATTGTCTTTGAGTGCGGGCCAGATCCTGTACTTCAACGATTCGCTGGTGACCATCAACAACAGCACCAATTCCGCTGCCGGCAGCGAGCAGCCCATCGAACAGGGCAAGTCCGCCTGGGTGGCCGACGCCAATTACATGATCAACGACCGCTGGTCGATGGGCGCCACGTATCAGTGGAACCCAAACTCGCGCAAGGAAGATCTGGCTAGCCTGCGCACGCGCTACCTGCTCAACAACGACGGCATCATCAATCTGGCGTATCGCTACCGTCGCAACCTCATTAACGGCAGCGACCAGCTCAAGCAGACCGACTTCTCGTTCCTGTATCCGATCAATCCCACCTGGAGCGCGGTCGGCCGGTACTACTATTCGCTGCTGGACCGTAAGCCGCTGGAAATCATCGGTGGCGTGCAGTGGGACAGCTGCTGCCTGGCCGTGCGCGCGTTGGTACGCCGGTTCGTGCGCAACCGCGATGGCGAGATGGATAACTCCATCCAGTTCGAATTCGTGCTGAAGGGCTTGAGCTCGTTCGGGCAGAACACGGACCGCACTTTGCGCCGTGCTATTCTCGGCTATTACCGTGACGACCTGTACCTGGTTCCGCCCAGCACCACCACGACCAATCCGGACGATTACGATCCGAACCTGATTCCATGA
- the ubiH gene encoding 2-octaprenyl-6-methoxyphenyl hydroxylase yields the protein MTHPHDVLIVGGGLVGSSLVIALDRLGLDVGLVEAAPTGTPPAVFDQRNLSFAAATVNALGVLGVMGKLRSPPGPIRRIHVSRAGDFGRVQLDATDYNRDSFGQVVVARDFGEALQARLGELTHLRRYRPARCIGVGPAQNGARALRIATDQGEQVVCAKLVVGADGSHSAVRELLHIGTDEHDFLQTLFVARVRASRPPDGTAWERFGEHGPTALLPRGDRHYGAIHCVARADAEAVAALDDAGWLALLQRAAGWRAGRFIASGERSAYPLVQVLANSLVAERVVLLGNAAQTLHPIGAQGFNLGLRDALTLAELIEHHRSDAGASALLAEYLARRRVDREQTIGFSSGLARLTCNPAPLLRPLRSLGLFATSQAVPLQSLLVGGAMGFHGDVPQLCRGIA from the coding sequence ATGACACACCCACATGATGTTCTGATCGTTGGCGGCGGCCTGGTCGGCTCCAGCCTGGTGATTGCGCTGGACCGCCTCGGCCTGGATGTCGGGCTGGTGGAAGCCGCCCCGACCGGTACACCGCCTGCGGTGTTCGACCAACGTAACCTGAGTTTTGCCGCCGCCACCGTCAACGCGCTCGGCGTGCTCGGGGTGATGGGCAAGCTGCGCAGCCCGCCCGGGCCGATCCGACGCATCCATGTCAGCCGCGCCGGCGACTTCGGCCGGGTGCAGCTCGACGCTACCGACTACAACCGCGACAGTTTCGGCCAAGTGGTGGTGGCGCGGGACTTCGGTGAGGCGTTGCAGGCACGGCTGGGCGAGCTGACCCATCTGCGCCGCTATCGCCCGGCGCGTTGCATCGGAGTCGGACCAGCGCAGAACGGCGCGCGCGCGCTGCGGATCGCTACCGACCAGGGCGAGCAAGTCGTGTGTGCCAAGCTGGTGGTCGGCGCCGACGGCAGCCATAGCGCAGTGCGCGAGCTGCTGCATATCGGTACCGACGAACATGACTTTTTGCAGACGTTGTTCGTGGCGAGGGTGCGTGCGTCGCGGCCACCGGACGGTACTGCGTGGGAGCGTTTTGGCGAACACGGTCCGACCGCGCTGCTGCCGCGGGGCGATCGCCATTACGGCGCGATCCACTGCGTGGCGCGTGCCGATGCCGAGGCAGTGGCTGCGCTCGACGACGCCGGTTGGCTTGCGCTGCTCCAGCGTGCAGCCGGATGGCGCGCCGGGCGCTTTATCGCCAGCGGCGAGCGCAGTGCCTATCCGCTGGTGCAGGTGTTGGCCAACAGCCTGGTCGCCGAGCGTGTGGTGCTGCTCGGCAACGCCGCGCAAACGCTGCATCCGATCGGCGCGCAAGGCTTCAATCTGGGGCTACGCGATGCGCTGACGCTGGCCGAATTGATCGAACACCATCGCAGCGATGCCGGAGCCAGTGCGTTGCTGGCCGAGTATCTGGCGCGGCGCCGCGTGGACCGCGAACAAACGATCGGGTTTTCCAGCGGATTGGCGCGACTCACCTGCAATCCGGCGCCGTTGCTGCGGCCATTGCGCAGCCTCGGTTTGTTCGCAACGTCACAGGCAGTGCCGTTGCAGTCGCTGTTGGTCGGCGGGGCAATGGGCTTCCATGGCGACGTGCCGCAGTTGTGCCGGGGGATCGCATGA